The sequence AATAACTTTAAGCACTCACCAATTTTCCTTAAAGTGTACGACTCATAATAATGTAACTCATCAAAGATAACCACTGACTGATTAATATTCCCAAAAGACCGATCTGAATACTTAAAACAATGCAATAGACTATACAAAAGGTGATCAATAGTAGATAAGGTTACTTGCTTCTGATAAAAAGTATTTAAGAAATGTTCTTCTTGTAGCTCTTCTGTGTTGATTTTTTCCTCGTCTTTATTAGATTTCAAAAACTCTAATGATTCACTATGAAATAACCCAACTTGTTCTGAATTAAGATCATATTCATTTGAGCTAACAAAATCTGTGTACATAGAGTTTGTAGTAAAACGTGTTGGTAAAGTAAAAATAATCCTGTTGGTATTTCTATTATCTAGCCAATGCTTTGCAAAATACAAAGCAGCTTGAGTCTTACCTTCTCCGCATCCAGCTTTTAAAACTGTATATTTATTAATATTTGATAGTAATTTCTTTTGAAAAGTATTGGGGTCCTTGAAGAAATTTCTACCAAATAATTTTTCTTTATCACCCATCCATGAACTATAAGATTGAATAAAATTAAGTCGATCTTTATTTACATATGATTGTTCAACTTTTATACTTTCTTGTTGTGAGCTAAAATCTGAATAAGTTTTAGATGCTAAATTATCACAAGTACAAAGGATGTTGTAAAAAAATGTATAACCAGATTTATATTTAACTGCCTCTGAAAAAAGTTCATTATTGTCGTGTTCAGTAGGTGAAAACATGTTATGTTTCAGGCTATTATTAAGTGCTTTTATAACATTCTGATAGAGAGAATAACCTGAACCTTTAAGATCACCCTCATTAAAGTTAATATGGCCTTTAGGCCAATTATCTAGCTTAAAAAATCCATCACATAGAAAATTAATAACCTTTTCTTCTAAATGATAAGTCCCTTTTTCCCCTTCATACTTAAATTTACCATCATAAAGCATTCCATGATGTGCAGCCACAGCTAATAATGGAAACTGATATATAGGTAACCTAAAATCAAACCCCCATTTATTGAAAGATGCAATAAAGAAAATCAAAGAAGGAAGGGAATGGGTTGGTAGACGCTTTTTACCAACCTTAATTGCATCTTGCCAACCCGGATTAGCTTTTCCTGTATCATGAAAAAAAGTTGTTACAGCAAGTAAAAAATATAGTTCATCGATGGAAATTTTGTAATTTCTACTAATCAATTCTGCTCTATGCTTTATTTTTGGCCATAAATGAGTAAAAACTCGATATGTATCAAAAGAATGACTCCATAAGCCTTGACTTTCCTTTGCTAAAAAAGTCTTATTCAATCTTCAATCACCACTTTTTCATCTGTTTCTAAATGAAGACATGATATAGGGTTTTCAAAGATAAGTTTTTTAGCAATAAAATACATCTTATACTCAACTTCCACCTGAGTCTTACTTTTAATATTAAAAGAGTTGGGAAGTTTCACAATATCAATGTCTTGGTTTTGAGAAATATCACCACTAGTTGTTGCATCAAAAGGAACTATACTATCAATTTCATTTTGTTTTGAATTTATACCATTACAAATCCCTATATTAGCTAATTCAACTAAATCATCAGATTCCCCCAAATATAATATTCTCGCAGGGTTTTCAAGAGCTGATTGTATTTCTTGTAATAAACTAATTTCACCTTTAATAAACATTCTAAACTGTGGTTTAAGAAGTTTCTGTTTAGTAACCATAGATGTAAAGGAATTTTTAGAAGGGTTTCTCTTTTGAAGTTGAGCATAATCTTCAATTAACTGACCAGGTTCCACTACTCTTAAACCAAAATTAATTTCATCCCTTAAAGAATAATCGTCTTGAAAAAGTCCTAGGGCATTTGCTATCATTCCATATAAGGTAGTATTAGGAGGTACGGGATAAGTGAGAAGCACATTAATTGATTGCGGCATTCTAAATGAGCACCAACTAGGTACAATTATATCTGCTTTAAGAATTTTAGTTTCCATATCTAGAGCTCCGCTTTAGAAACTTTTTCTTTAGCCCAATTAATTGCTTCTAACACAGATACAACTTGAACCCCATAAGAATCAAATAAATCTGTGAGTTCCTTTTCATTATCTTCATCCAATATACCAGGAGTTAAACCTAGAATTATCTCATTACCTAATAGTTGGTGCTCTTTTAAGATCGTCTCTACTTTATCAATATTTAATTTACCATTTTCATCTAAATCAAAAATTTGTTGTCCTCGTTGATTATATGTTTCTTTTATAGATAAAAATAATATATCTGGCGAAAGATCAGACATTGACCTAGCTTGTTTAGCAAAACCACTTAAATTAAAGACAGCATCTAATGTTGCATTCACCCTCTCTTTCTTATCATCACCAGAAATATTAACTGTTTCATTCCAACCAGCAAATTTTTTGTCACTCTTATTTCCAGTTATTTCAGGCTCTACTACTCGGCCTATATTCGCTGTATCTATTACTAAACTCATTTTATACAAGTTATCAACCATTTGAACATATGCCATTCTTTGATCTTTACTCTTCATTCCTTCTTTTTCTATATCGGAATGTCTTGTTAATAAATCAGTTACTAGCTCTTTTTTTAGTTGACCTAATGCAGGAGAGACTTTTAGGGGTGACCACCTTTTACTCCCACCTACATTTTCTTCAGTTGCTAAAAAACCACGTAAATCACAACCCCAGCAATTTTCAATATCTGTACATGGTAGCTCTGGAGTACATTTAAATACATCTTCATACTCTCTAGCTACAGTATCAAACAAAGCCCTACGCATAGATTGTCCAGATACGTAAGGTTTAGTTTTGTTGTCATATAATTTCAGTTCAGTGAGGTTGCCACCTCCTTCACCAGAGTTCAAATTACTTAAATCCGACTTAGACAACCAAATAAGTGATAATGACTTCACGTTACTACCTCCTTAGTAAGATTCAAAATTAGATAATACTTCACTATTCTTTTTCATAACCATTAAGTTTGTTAAAAGCTCCAAGAGACGTATATATTAACAAAGTATCCTTAATCTCGTTAAAGTTATCAGAGTTTAATGCATTTAATAT comes from Natranaerobius trueperi and encodes:
- a CDS encoding CRISPR-associated helicase/endonuclease Cas3; its protein translation is MNKTFLAKESQGLWSHSFDTYRVFTHLWPKIKHRAELISRNYKISIDELYFLLAVTTFFHDTGKANPGWQDAIKVGKKRLPTHSLPSLIFFIASFNKWGFDFRLPIYQFPLLAVAAHHGMLYDGKFKYEGEKGTYHLEEKVINFLCDGFFKLDNWPKGHINFNEGDLKGSGYSLYQNVIKALNNSLKHNMFSPTEHDNNELFSEAVKYKSGYTFFYNILCTCDNLASKTYSDFSSQQESIKVEQSYVNKDRLNFIQSYSSWMGDKEKLFGRNFFKDPNTFQKKLLSNINKYTVLKAGCGEGKTQAALYFAKHWLDNRNTNRIIFTLPTRFTTNSMYTDFVSSNEYDLNSEQVGLFHSESLEFLKSNKDEEKINTEELQEEHFLNTFYQKQVTLSTIDHLLYSLLHCFKYSDRSFGNINQSVVIFDELHYYESYTLRKIGECLKLLTELEIPHLVMTATLPDSFYQSLQEKTNHSYHLIESEGKTEDTQQIKKPFKIEKVDEPIVITESSIAKKLGEHFFDLINKHKNQKVMVIVNRVEKAKFVAKQIKDLKGLEIPDENIICYHSEFTSKDRELKEQKIRSLFKEKNEPAILIATQICELSLDISCDVQFSDLAPIDSLSQRGGRLHRNGDHYIKSECRCKNCQLDNHLPIDHQYVQYVFQLEDTNIDYLPYVVSSKNEEIATDNILDRSWDLLGDEYSFPLVNKWVTQLYNQSIDLDDRQMRQFILEDLVFGKRPQERFGDNYDEESEGDFSVRKSEFTTYEVIPIKYKDKIESSEILDLPDYITKKDLQAAWEAVKPYYVKINEFKFRKLVGKELINMSTIGPLKLFYVDLEYDGKLVGFDFDILNSMNKDSEKEADDSEPNMV
- the cas5 gene encoding CRISPR-associated protein Cas5; translated protein: METKILKADIIVPSWCSFRMPQSINVLLTYPVPPNTTLYGMIANALGLFQDDYSLRDEINFGLRVVEPGQLIEDYAQLQKRNPSKNSFTSMVTKQKLLKPQFRMFIKGEISLLQEIQSALENPARILYLGESDDLVELANIGICNGINSKQNEIDSIVPFDATTSGDISQNQDIDIVKLPNSFNIKSKTQVEVEYKMYFIAKKLIFENPISCLHLETDEKVVIED
- the cas7i gene encoding type I-B CRISPR-associated protein Cas7/Cst2/DevR; protein product: MKSLSLIWLSKSDLSNLNSGEGGGNLTELKLYDNKTKPYVSGQSMRRALFDTVAREYEDVFKCTPELPCTDIENCWGCDLRGFLATEENVGGSKRWSPLKVSPALGQLKKELVTDLLTRHSDIEKEGMKSKDQRMAYVQMVDNLYKMSLVIDTANIGRVVEPEITGNKSDKKFAGWNETVNISGDDKKERVNATLDAVFNLSGFAKQARSMSDLSPDILFLSIKETYNQRGQQIFDLDENGKLNIDKVETILKEHQLLGNEIILGLTPGILDEDNEKELTDLFDSYGVQVVSVLEAINWAKEKVSKAEL